A region from the Lolium perenne isolate Kyuss_39 chromosome 4, Kyuss_2.0, whole genome shotgun sequence genome encodes:
- the LOC127293455 gene encoding protein SABRE isoform X1: MASSPVKFFSVFLVVSVIGWVVFTFAARLLAWFLSRVLRASVAFRVAGFNCLRDVTVKFDKGSLESVSIGEIKLSFRKSLVKLSFGVLSKDPKVQLLINDLEIVTRPSSHSKKISKSAKPRSTGKGKWLVTSSMARLLSVSVADLMIKVPDGAVDIKELKVDTFKIAGPNHILGVKLHILPLNVYVGDFWSTADPMGICNQLDAFQSDQASLSSSEKFLAPFVCEDLLVTCEFGHEKERGVKIVNLELKCGDVTANIDERLFYKKHKKPENNGVSENAGGAIVGTSSTKQPSKSKSILPALKKQMLVFPDKVSFSVPKLDVKFTHLGKGLSVDNNVMGIHFTSTKSLPQDDLEEATPHFDVQLDLSEIHLVREDSSSLLEVLKVAVVASLDVPVDPLLPIRVEIDAKLGGTQCNLMLSRLMPWMCLHSLRTKGMKLSKANSHQEISQTKESKPIMWTCTVSAPEMTVMLYSPSGLVLYHACCQSSHVFANNIASKGIQIHTEFGEMLVHMEDGYKENIFGVDTYSGSLMHIARVSLDWGYREIDVQDMAETSRLALVFSIDISGIGVKFGFKHLESLILNLMSFRALFKDLSSSREKDKEKNLEDRGKKKTKGVEILKLSLQKFSITYSGDINILNMPIADPKRVNYGTQGGKVIVDVSADGTQRRASITSEPPGIGRNLRFTASLVISHLSVCIDKEKKSTEAELERVKAMYEEDHSSGVKVTLLDMQNAKIVRRSGGLADVAVCCLFSATDINIRWEPDAHLALFETFLRFKCFLHHNKIQSSEKLINTETVSIKESQHVNIAVGSVKPKSDKRSSIFAVDVEVLRLSAELADGVEANMHVQSIFTENAKIGVLSEGLSLSLNGARVLKSTRIQVSCIPFGTANSLSAKVEPSPKRDWVVQGLDVHICMPYRLPLRAIEDAVEDMIRALKLLSAAKRSILFPDGKENLKKVKSGASSFGSVKFVLRKLTAEIEEEPIQGWLDEHYYLMRNKTCESGVRLKFLDEAISGSVDSSHCSSEGKVLYDGVEVDVHDTAALQKLQEEIHKKAFRSYYVACQKKVFAEGSGACAEGFQAGFKPSSRRASLLSLVASELDITLTRINGGDIEMIEFIRGLDPVSQEKDIPFSRLYGSDIALLAGSLVIQVRDYTSPLFSATSGKCEGRVVLAQQATCFQPQIHQDVYIGRWHKVTMLRSASGTTPAIKMYSNLPVHFQRGEISFGVGYEPSFADISYAFQVALRRVNLSSRDKNSGAANQPPKKERSLPWWDDMRYYIHGKIILYFNETKWKILATTNPYEKVDRLQIVSEYMEIQQTDGHVDISAKEFRMYISSLESMMKNCSLKVPSGVPSPFIYAPLFSLNVIIDWQCESGNPLNHYLHALPIEGEPRKKVYDPFRSTYLSLRWNFSLRPMQVQSDNDTSSSTYANSSMLCGTAFSSCSRMADVDFPTMNLGAHDLAWVFKWWSLNYSPPHKLRSFSRWPRYKIPRAARSGNLSMDKVLVEFFFRVDATPCCIRHATLTEDDPASGLTFKMSSLKYELCYSRGKQKYTFDCKREPLDLVYRGLDLYSPEVYLVRDVNLSSAENVSKLKTTTQSHGKVANDKCSIGSSQEKHEDGFLLSSDYFTIRRQAPKADPARLMEWQDAGRNLEITYVRSEFENGSESDHSLSEHSDDDDGFNVVLADNCQRVFVYGLRLLWTIENRDAVWSWVGGISKAFEPPKPSPSRQYAQRKMIEERQNADSSGLVQEATSSIHVGSPSVQYTEALGSTSPLHNKANRSSDIAVKYGMFDELDKGGNLHFMVNVVKPQFNLHSEEANGRFLLAAASGRVMARSFHSVVHVGKEMLEQALGTSSLHIPELQPEMTWKKADLSVILKDVQAHVAPTDVDPGAGLQWLPRILGSSEKLKRTGALLERVFMPCQMYFRYTRHKGGTADLKVKPLKELRFNSPNITATMTSRQFQVMLDVLSNLLFARLPKPRKNSLQYPSDDEDVEEEADEVVPDGVEEVELAKINLEQRERERKLLLDDIRSLAGTGDSHTGHLSAESDNSFWMINSGKASLVEGLKRDLLNLQKSRKFASSALRKALQKAAQLRLMEKEKNKTPSCAMRISMKISKVVWSMLADGNTFAEAEISDMVYDFDRDYKDIGVARFTTKYFVVRNCMANAKCDTLLSAWNAPPEKGVMLRVDAKQGAPKDGNSPLELFQVDIYPLKIYLPETMYRMMWDYFFPEEDDSQRRQDIWRVSTSTGSRRTRRMSSGADSVASTSYSVREHELPGRSGTNVSTSINVSSWQGVHGENSQVSKLQSLKANMVCGSHPELRRTSSFERTWEESAVENITNNDVVSLSLLNSSNISSKGDNYSMAENPVAATEMFRSKTKESKSIKSARLSHEEKKIGKPHEEKRTRARRLMEFHNIKISQVELLVTYEGSRLAINDLRLLMDTFHREEFTGTWRRLFSRVKKHIIWGVLKSVTGMQGKKFKAQNQKETLDGTVPENDLNFSDSDGSNHGKPDQFTASWLKRPGDGAGDGFVTSIRGLFNSQRRRAKAFVVRAMRGDGDNEYHDEGSESDGEYPFARQLTITKAKKLLRRKFRPRGQKIIGPTLQDSLPSSPRETTPYQSESSESSYEDFHES, translated from the exons ATGGCGTCCTCGCCGGTCAAGTTCTTCTCGGTCTTCCTCGTCGTCTCCGTCATCGGATGGGTCGTCTTCAC ATTTGCTGCGAGATTGCTAGCTTGGTTCTTGAGCCGTGTATTACGTGCTTCCGTTGCATTTCGGGTCGCTGGGTTCAATTGCTTGCGTGATGTAACAGTAAAGTTTGACAAG GGTTCTCTTGAATCCGTTTCAATTGGTGAAATAAAACTAAGTTTCCGCAAGTCACTGGTCAAACTAAGTTTCGGTGTCCTCTCGAAGGACCCAAAGGTGCAACTGCTGATAAATGATCTTGAAATTGTAACTAGACCATCTTCACATAGCAAAAAGATAAGCAAATCAGCAAAGCCTCGCTCGACAGGAAAAGGGAAATGGTTGGTAACATCAAGTATGGCTAGACTTTTATCAGTTTCCGTGGCAGATCTGATGATCAAG GTACCAGATGGTGCTGTTGACATCAAAGAGCTAAAGGTGGACACATTTAAAATTGCCGGACCTAATCATATTCTTGGTGTCAAGTTGCACATATTGCCTTTGAATGTATACGTTGGAGACTTTTGGTCGACTGCTGATCCAATGGGAATCTGTAATCAGCTTGATGCTTTCCAGTCTGATCAAGCTTCTCTATCAAGTTCTGAGAAATTTTTGGCTCCATTTGTTTGTGAAGATTTGCTGGTAACTTGTGAGTTTGGTCACGAAAA GGAAAGAGGTGTTAAAATTGTTAATCTCGAATTGAAATGCGGAGATGTGACTGCCAACATTGATGAACGACTCTTTTACAAGAAACATAAAAAGCCAGAGAATAATGGTGTCTCTGAGAATGCTGGAGGTGCTATCGTCGGTACTTCATCAACCAAACAGCCTTCAAAAAGCAAATCCATTTTACCAGCATTGAAGAAGCAGATGCTTGTGTTTCCAGATAAG GTTAGCTTCAGTGTGCCAAAGCTTGATGTGAAGTTCACACACCTGGGTAAAGGGCTTAGTGTTGACAACAATGTTATGGGtattcacttcaccagtacgaaaTCCCTGCCACAGGACGATCTAGAGGAAGCTACGCCACACTTCGATGTTCAACTCGATCTTAGTGAGATTCAT TTAGTTAGAGAAGACTCAAGCTCTCTGTTGGAAGTTCTTAAAGTTGCTGTGGTAGCTTCTTTGGATGTTCCTGTGGAC CCACTTCTTCCAATCAGAGTCGAAATCGATGCCAAGCTTGGTGGCACACAGTGCAATCTTATGTTGAGCAGATTGATGCCATGGATGTGCCTTCATTCTTTGAGAACCAAAGGAATGAAGCTTTCCAAGGCAAACTCCCATCAAGAAATTTCTCAAACAAAGGAGAGCAAACCAATTATGTGGACTTGCACAGTCTCTGCCCCAGAAATGACTGTTATGCTTTACAGCCCTAGTGGGCTGGTATTGTATCAT GCCTGTTGCCAGTCATCACATGTATTTGCAAATAACATTGCAAGCAAGGGGATTCAGATACACACTGAATTTGGTGAAATGCTGGTGCACATGGAAGATGGTTATAAGGAAAACATATTTGGTGTTGATACTTACTCTGGCTCCTTAATGCACATTGCTCGGGTGAGCCTTGATTGGGGATACAGAGAAATTGACGTCCAAGATATGGCTGAAACTAGTAGACTTGCTCTTGTATTTTCCATCGATATCAGTGGCATAGGAGTAAAGTTTGGCTTCAAGCATTTGGAATCTCTTATTCTCAATTTGATGTCCTTTAGAGCTCTATTTAAGGATCTTTCATCCTCTCGGGAAAAGGATAAAGAAAAAAATTTGGAGGATAGagggaaaaagaaaacaaaaggcGTTGAAATATTGAAATTAAGCCTACAAAAGTTTTCTATTACTTACAGTGGTGATATAAATATATTAAATATGCCAATTGCTGATCCAAAGCGTGTGAACTATGGCACTCAAGGTGGTAAAGTAATTGTTGATGTTTCTGCTGATGGCACACAACGTAGGGCAAGTATAACTTCGGAACCACCAGGCATTGGCCGCAACTTGAGGTTCACTGCATCTTTAGTTATCTCTCATCTCTCTGTATGTATAGACAAGGAGAAAAAGTCAACAGAAGCAGAGTTGGAACGGGTGAAAGCAATGTACGAGGAGGATCATAGCTCTGGTGTCAAAGTGACCTTACTAGATATGCAGAATGCTAAAATTGTTCGCAGATCCGGTGGCCTTGCAGATGTTGCTGTTTGTTGCCTCTTCAGTGCAACAGACATTAATATCAGATGGGAACCTGATGCTCATTTAGCACTGTTTGAGACCTTTCTTCGCTTTAAGTGTTTTCTgcatcataacaagattcagagtTCTGAGAAGCTGATCAATACTGAAACTGTCAGTATCAAAGAGAGTCAGCATGTCAACATAGCTGTTGGTTCAGTGAAACCGAAGTCTGACAAAAGAAGCTCAATTTTTGCTGTTGATGTGGAAGTGCTGAGATTGTCTGCTGAGCTTGCAGATGGTGTTGAAGCAAACATGCATGTACAATCTATCTTCACTGAGAATGCCAAGATAGGTGTATTATCGGAGGGTCTTTCTCTCAGTCTTAATGGTGCCAGGGTTCTAAAGAGCACACGAATTCAGGTCTCATGTATTCCTTTTGGTACTGCAAATTCTCTCAGTGCAAAGGTTGAACCATCACCCAAGAGAGATTGGGTCGTTCAAGGGCTAGATGTCCATATTTGCATGCCATACAGGTTACCGTTGCGTGCCATAGAGGATGCTGTTGAAGATATGATTCGTGCCCTAAAGCTTCTTTCTGCTGCCAAAAGAAGTATATTGTTTCCTGATGGGAAAGAGAACTTGAAAAAGGTTAAGTCTGGAGCTTCCAGTTTTGGATCTGTAAAGTTTGTATTGCGTAAACTCACGGCAGAAATAGAGGAGGAGCCCATACAGGGTTGGCTTGATGAACATTACTATTTGATGAGGAACAAAACCTGTGAATCTGGTGTTAGGTTGAAGTTTCTTGATGAAGCTATATCAGGAAGTGTAGACTCTAGTCACTGCAGCTCTGAGGGAAAAGTTCTCTATGATGGTGTTGAGGTGGACGTGCATGATACTGCAGCTCTTCAAAAGCTGCAGGAAGAAATCCATAAGAAAGCATTTCGATCTTATTATGTGGCTTGTCAGAAGAAGGTATTTGCAGAAGGGTCGGGAGCGTGTGCAGAAGGTTTCCAAGCTGGATTCAAGCCAAGTTCACGGAGAGCTTCACTTCTTTCACTTGTAGCTTCTGAACTGGATATTACCTTGACCAGGATAAATGGTGGAGATATAGAAATGATTGAATTTATAAGGGGACTTGACCCTGTTTCTCAGGAGAAAGACATACCGTTCTCTCGACTATATGGGAGTGATATTGCTCTCCTTGCTGGGTCCTTGGTCATACAAGTGAGAGACTATACTTCTCCTCTCTTTTCTGCAACCAGTGGGAAATGTGAAGGTCGTGTTGTGCTTGCCCAGCAG GCGACATGTTTTCAACCCCAAATACACCAAGATGTATATATTGGCAGATGGCACAAGGTTACCATGCTACGTTCTGCTAGTGGTACCACACCAGCAATTAAAATGTACTCCAATTTACCTGTTCATTTCCAGAGAGGAGAGATTTCTTTTGGTGTTGGTTATGAGCCATCTTTTGCTGATATAAGTTATGCATTTCAAGTAGCCCTACGGAGAGTTAATCTTAGCTCCAGAGATAAAAACTCTGGTGCAGCAAACCAACCACCTAAAAAGGAACGCAGCTTGCCATGGTGGGATGACATGAGATATTACATCCATGGAAAGATAATTTTGTATTTCAATGAGACAAAGTGGAAGATCCTGGCAACAACTAATCCTTATGAGAAGGTAGACAGACTGCAAATTGTTTCTGAATACATGGAAAtccagcaaacagatgggcatgtAGATATCTCCGCAAAGGAATTCAGGATGTATATCAGCAGCTTAGAGAGCATGATGAAGAATTGCAGCTTAAAAGTGCCATCTGGTGTGCCCAGCCCTTTTATTTATGCTCCTCTGTTCTCCCTTAATGTGATTATTGACTGGCAGTGTGAATCTGGCAACCCTTTGAATCATTATCTGCATGCACTCCCTATTGAGGGTGAGCCGAGGAAGAAGGTTTATGATCCATTTCGATCTACTTATCTCTCTCTTAGGTGGAACTTTTCCCTTAGACCTATGCAAGTGCAGTCTGATAATGATACATCATCTTCGACTTATGCAAACAGTTCAATGCTATGTGGAACCGCCTTCAGTAGTTGCTCCAGAATGGCTGATGTTGATTTCCCTACGATGAACCTTGGTGCCCATGACCTTGCTTGGGTTTTCAAATGGTGGAGCTTAAACTACAGCCCCCCGCACAAACTGCGTTCTTTCTCTAGATGGCCTCGATATAAAATTCCCCGAGCTGCTAGATCTGGTAACCTCTCGATGGATAAAGTTCTGGTTGAGTTCTTTTTTCGGGTTGATGCTACTCCCTGTTGCATAAGACATGCAACTTTAACTGAAGATGATCCTGCCAGTGGCTTGACCTTTAAAATGTCAAGTTTGAAGTATGAACTGTGTTACAGTCGAGGTAAACAGAAATACACGTTTGATTGCAAGCGTGAACCTCTGGATCTTGTATATCGCGGTCTTGATCTTTATAGCCCAGAGGTTTATCTAGTGAGAGATGTTAACTTGTCCTCAGCTGAAAATGTGTCCAAATTAAAGACTACTACCCAGTCACATGGCAAAGTTGCGAATGACAAATGCAGCATTGGCAGTTCTCAAGAAAAACACGAGGATGGTTTCCTCTTGTCTTCTGATTATTTCACAATAAGAAGACAAGCTCCAAAGGCAGATCCTGCAAGACTTATGGAATGGCAGGATGCTGGTAGGAATCTTGAAATAacatatgtcagatctgagtttgaGAATGGCAGCGAAAGTGACCATAGTCTATCCGAGcatagtgatgatgatgatggtttcAATGTGGTGTTGGCAGACAATTGCCAACGGGTATTTGTGTATGGTCTTAGGCTCTTATGGACCATTGAGAATCGTGATGCAGTTTGGTCATGGGTTGGAGGAATTTCCAAAGCATTTGAACCTCCAAAACCTTCTCCTTCGCGGCAATATGCACAAAGAAAGATGATTGAGGAAAGGCAGAATGCAGATAGCTCTGGATTAGTTCAAGAGGCTACCTCCTCTATCCATGTTGGTTCTCCTTCGGTGCAATACACTGAAGCTCTGGGCTCTACTTCCCCATTACATAATAAAGCCAATCGCTCCTCTGATATAGCAG TGAAGTATGGCATGTTTGATGAATTGGATAAGGGAGGGAATCTCCATTTTATGGTTAATGTTGTCAAGCCCCAGTTCAACCTACATTCTGAAGAAGCCAAT GGTAGGTTCCTACTTGCCGCAGCCAGCGGGCGTGTCATGGCACGCTCATTTCATTCAGTTGTTCATGTTGGGAAAGAGATGCTAGAACAAGCACTGGGGACAAGCAGTCTACACATTCCCGAGCTACAACCTGAAATGACCTGGAAAAAAGCTGATCTCTCGGTGATTCTGAAAGATGTTCAGGCTCATGTTGCACCGACGGATGTGGACCCTGGTGCGGGCCTGCAGTGGCTTCCTCGTATTCTCGGTAGTTCAGAGAAATTGAAACGCACAGGTGCCTTGttagagagagtatttatgcctTGCCAGATGTACTTCCGTTATACTCGGCACAAGGGTGGAACTGCAGACTTGAAG GTTAAGCCGTTAAAGGAGTTACGTTTCAATTCTCCAAACATTACTGCAACAATGACTTCACGCCAGTTTCAAGTTATGTTGGATGTGCTTAGCAATCTCTTGTTTGCAAGACTTCCCAA GCCTCGGAAAAACAGTCTTCAGTATCCATCAGATGACGAAGATGTTGAAGAAGAGGCTGATGAGGTGGTTCCTGATGGAGTAGAAGAGGTGGAGCTTGCAAAAATTAATCTCGAACAGAGGGAAAGGGAGAGAAAGTTACTGCTTGATGATATAAGATCCCTAGCTGGAACCGGTGATAGTCATACCGGCCATCTTTCTGCAGAAAGCGATAATTCTTTCTGGATGATTAACAGTGGAAAAGCTTCACTG GTGGAAGGACTGAAGAGAGATCTTCTAAATCTCCAGAAGTCACGAAAATTTGCATCGTCTGCATTAAGGAAAGCACTACAAAAGGCTGCCCAATTACGCTTGATGGAGAAAGAAAAGAACAAAACCCCATCATGTGCCATGCGAATTTCtatgaaaattagcaaagttgtatGGAGCATGCTTGCAGATGGGAATACTTTTGCTGAAGCTGAGATCAGCGATATG GTATATGATTTTGATCGTGACTACAAAGACATTGGTGTTGCTCGGTTTACAACTAAGTATTTTGTGGTGAGGAATTGCATGGCTAATGCCAAATGCGATACATTGTTGTCTGCGTGGAATGCACCTCCAGAAAA AGGTGTCATGCTTCGTGTGGATGCGAAGCAAGGTGCTCCAAAGGATGGAAATTCCCCGCTTGAGCTCTTTCAG GTGGACATATACCCACTGAAAATATATCTGCCTGAAACAATGTATAGAATGATGTGGGATTATTTCTTTCCCGAGGAAGATGATTCTCAAAGACGTCAG GATATTTGGAGAGTCTCAACATCAACTGGATCTAGAAGAACTAGAAGAATGTCTTCCGGTGCTGATTCTGTTGCTTCTACCAGCTACTCTGTCAGGGAGCATGAGCTTCCTGGGAGATCAGGCACAAACGTATCCACTTCAATAAACGTCTCAAGTTGGCAAGGCGTACATGGAGAGAATTCACAG GTATCTAAGTTGCAGAGTCTAAAAGCCAATATGGTCTGTGGTTCACATCCTGAGTTACGGCGGACATCTTCCTTTGAAAGGACTTGGGAAGAAAGTGCGGTAGAAAATATCACAAATAATGATGTGGTATCACTATCATTGCTGAATTCTtcgaacatttcttcaaaaggcgaCAACTATTCTATGGCAGAGAACCCTGTTGCTGCTACTGAGATGTTCAGGAGTAAGACTAAAGAATCCAAATCCATCAAGTCTGCCCGTTTATCTCACGAGGAAAAGAAAATAGGAAAACCTCATGAAGAAAAAAGGACAAGAGCTCGGAGATTGATGGAATTTCATAATATCAAGATTAGCCAG GTTGAACTTCTTGTTACATACGAGGGATCAAGGCTTGCAATAAATGACCTAAGGCTGCTTATGGATACTTTCCACCGTGAAGAGTTTACTGGTACTTGGAGGAGATTGTTCTCAAGAGTAAAAAAGCATATCATTTGGGGTGTTCTAAAATCAGTGACTGGGATGCAG